The following proteins are encoded in a genomic region of Burkholderia pyrrocinia:
- a CDS encoding ABC transporter ATP-binding protein → MAEITQTSASTKLAALDIHKRYGDNEVLKGVSLNAKAGDVISIIGASGSGKSTFLRCINFLERPNAGQIVVDGEAVRTKADRAGALEVADHKQLQRIRTKLAMVFQHFNLWAHMNVLENVMEAPVHVLGISKKEAEDRAREYLEKVGLAPRVEKQYPSHLSGGQQQRVAIARALAMHPDVMLFDEPTSALDPELVGEVLKVMQKLAEEGRTMIVVTHEMGFARNVSNHVMFLHQGRTEEEGDPKEVLVRPQSERLKQFLSGSLK, encoded by the coding sequence TTGGCCGAGATCACTCAAACGAGCGCTTCCACCAAGCTTGCGGCGCTCGACATCCACAAGCGCTATGGCGACAACGAGGTGCTCAAGGGCGTGTCGCTGAACGCGAAGGCCGGTGACGTCATCAGCATCATCGGCGCGAGCGGCTCGGGCAAGAGCACGTTCCTGCGCTGCATCAATTTCCTCGAGCGGCCGAATGCGGGGCAGATCGTCGTCGACGGCGAAGCCGTGCGCACGAAGGCCGACCGCGCCGGTGCGCTCGAAGTCGCCGATCACAAGCAGCTGCAGCGTATCCGCACGAAGCTTGCGATGGTGTTCCAGCACTTCAATCTGTGGGCGCACATGAACGTGCTCGAGAACGTGATGGAAGCGCCCGTGCACGTGCTCGGCATTTCGAAGAAGGAAGCCGAGGATCGCGCGCGCGAGTATCTGGAGAAGGTCGGCCTTGCGCCGCGCGTCGAGAAGCAGTATCCGTCGCACCTGTCGGGCGGCCAGCAGCAGCGTGTTGCGATTGCGCGTGCGCTCGCGATGCATCCGGACGTGATGCTGTTCGACGAGCCGACGTCGGCGCTCGACCCGGAGCTGGTGGGCGAAGTGCTGAAGGTGATGCAGAAGCTCGCCGAGGAAGGCCGCACGATGATCGTCGTCACGCACGAGATGGGTTTCGCGCGCAACGTGTCGAACCACGTGATGTTCCTGCATCAGGGGCGGACCGAGGAAGAGGGCGATCCGAAGGAGGTGCTGGTGCGCCCGCAGAGCGAGCGGCTGAAGCAGTTCCTGTCGGGCAGTCTCAAGTAA
- a CDS encoding GlxA family transcriptional regulator, whose protein sequence is MVPVSRPAGATRTTQVAIVALPPVSMSGVGPIVDALNLANEIDGRLLYRWQVCSWDGRPVPLAGGAQWHADAAFNDAIACDWLIVVSERFQQFADYRLFLASLARVGQRTPVVTGIHHGVWWLAMAGQLSGYRVSVNWETYQQFAEQFERSIVTQQVFEIDRDRATCAGGQATVDFMLAMIGREHGVDLAERIADALGTGTLRSGEERQRIPFVTAPGERHPQLNDALQLMEANVEDPLTTDEIAGLVGVSRRQLERLFRQYLGAMPSKYYLNLRLLKARTQLQRTSKSVVQVSLACGFSSAAHFSNAYRERFGVTPREDRRAWLEKQTGSEPRGGALVERDRKG, encoded by the coding sequence GTGGTACCGGTGTCTCGTCCCGCAGGCGCCACCCGCACGACGCAGGTGGCGATCGTTGCATTGCCGCCCGTGTCGATGTCGGGCGTGGGCCCGATCGTCGATGCGCTGAATCTCGCGAACGAGATCGACGGGCGGTTGCTGTATCGCTGGCAGGTGTGTTCGTGGGACGGGCGGCCCGTGCCGCTCGCGGGCGGTGCGCAGTGGCATGCCGATGCGGCGTTCAACGATGCGATTGCGTGCGACTGGCTGATCGTCGTGTCCGAGCGATTCCAGCAGTTTGCCGATTACCGGCTGTTTCTCGCGAGTCTCGCGCGCGTCGGGCAGCGCACGCCGGTCGTCACCGGCATTCACCACGGCGTGTGGTGGCTCGCGATGGCCGGGCAGCTTTCCGGTTATCGCGTGAGCGTGAACTGGGAGACGTATCAGCAGTTTGCCGAGCAGTTCGAGCGGTCGATCGTCACGCAGCAGGTCTTCGAGATCGATCGAGACCGCGCGACCTGCGCGGGCGGGCAGGCGACCGTTGATTTCATGCTGGCCATGATTGGCCGGGAACATGGGGTCGATCTCGCGGAGCGGATTGCCGATGCGCTCGGTACGGGGACTTTGCGGAGTGGCGAGGAGCGTCAGCGGATTCCCTTTGTCACCGCGCCCGGTGAGCGGCATCCTCAGTTGAACGATGCGTTGCAGCTCATGGAAGCCAATGTCGAGGATCCGCTGACGACCGATGAGATCGCCGGATTGGTCGGCGTTTCGCGCCGACAGTTGGAGCGGTTGTTTCGGCAGTATCTTGGGGCGATGCCTTCGAAGTACTACCTCAATCTTCGGTTGCTCAAGGCTCGTACGCAGTTGCAGCGGACCAGCAAGTCTGTTGTGCAGGTGAGTCTCGCTTGCGGGTTTTCTTCTGCTGCGCATTTTTCCAACGCGTACCGCGAACGGTTTGGGGTCACGCCTCGGGAGGATCGGCGAGCCTGGCTCGAGAAGCAGACCGGGAGTGAGCCTCGCGGGGGCGCGCTTGTTGAGCGGGATCGGAAAGGGTGA
- a CDS encoding ABC transporter permease, with amino-acid sequence MIEILQEFGKAFLYWDGQRLSGLAVTLWLLVASISFGFVCAVPLAVARVSKKKWVSMPVRFYTYVFRGTPLYVQLLLMYTGMYSLEFVRSHSLLDAFFRSGFNCAILAFALNTCAYTTEIFAGAIRAIPHGEVEAARAYGMTPFTMYCRVILPSALRRALPLYSNEVILMLHATTVAFTATVPDILKVARDANSATYMAFQSFGIAALIYLAVSFALVAAFRRAERHWLAYLAAARH; translated from the coding sequence ATGATCGAGATCCTCCAGGAATTCGGCAAGGCGTTCCTTTACTGGGACGGCCAGCGCCTCTCCGGCCTCGCGGTGACGCTGTGGCTGCTCGTTGCGTCGATTTCGTTCGGCTTCGTGTGCGCGGTGCCGCTCGCGGTCGCGCGCGTGTCGAAGAAGAAGTGGGTGTCGATGCCCGTGCGGTTCTACACGTACGTGTTTCGCGGCACGCCGCTCTACGTGCAACTGCTGCTGATGTACACGGGCATGTACAGCCTCGAGTTCGTGCGTTCGCACTCGCTGCTCGACGCGTTCTTCCGCAGCGGCTTCAACTGCGCGATTCTCGCGTTCGCGCTGAACACCTGCGCGTACACGACCGAGATCTTCGCGGGTGCGATCCGCGCGATTCCGCACGGCGAGGTCGAGGCGGCGCGTGCGTACGGGATGACGCCGTTCACGATGTACTGCCGCGTGATCCTGCCGTCGGCGCTGCGCCGCGCGCTGCCGCTGTACAGCAACGAGGTGATCCTGATGCTGCATGCGACGACCGTGGCGTTCACGGCGACCGTGCCCGATATCCTGAAGGTCGCGCGCGACGCGAATTCCGCGACCTACATGGCGTTCCAGTCGTTCGGAATCGCCGCGCTGATCTATCTTGCGGTATCTTTCGCACTCGTCGCGGCGTTTCGCCGCGCGGAGCGCCACTGGCTTGCGTATCTCGCGGCCGCCCGTCATTGA